In the Leifsonia sp. 466MF genome, one interval contains:
- a CDS encoding Rv3235 family protein has product MHHLALAPATPSTAGIPGERAADPGRSGIRPGDRSVAYPAPHPGMPEAAVALPHEHPAGWLTPGRSDRRTPIAVTGFGQTRTGEGTIVEFPTGDEPSPATLCSNLARSVVEILAGARPLDQIGRWVSDSVYVHLLRRTMLTVQARTTAAENPLRPRMTIGDPVLAFPVDGVVEAVVMVHQPARSRAVAIRLERHRARWRATAINVL; this is encoded by the coding sequence ATGCACCACCTCGCCCTCGCACCCGCGACCCCGTCCACCGCCGGAATTCCCGGTGAGCGGGCCGCGGATCCCGGCCGTTCCGGCATCCGACCCGGAGACCGCTCCGTCGCCTATCCGGCTCCCCATCCGGGGATGCCCGAGGCCGCTGTCGCGTTGCCGCACGAACATCCTGCCGGGTGGCTGACGCCGGGCCGCTCTGACCGCCGCACGCCAATTGCGGTCACCGGATTCGGGCAGACGCGCACGGGCGAAGGGACCATCGTCGAGTTCCCCACGGGCGACGAGCCGAGTCCGGCGACGCTGTGCTCCAACCTCGCGAGATCGGTCGTGGAGATCCTCGCGGGCGCGCGTCCGCTCGATCAGATCGGCCGCTGGGTGAGCGACTCCGTCTACGTCCATCTGCTGCGACGCACCATGCTCACCGTCCAGGCGCGGACCACGGCGGCCGAGAATCCGTTGCGACCGCGCATGACCATCGGCGATCCTGTCCTGGCGTTCCCGGTCGATGGCGTCGTCGAAGCGGTCGTCATGGTCCACCAGCCCGCTCGTTCCCGCGCCGTGGCGATCCGCCTGGAGCGACACCGCGCCCGCTGGCGCGCCACGGCCATCAACGTCCTCTAG
- the secA gene encoding preprotein translocase subunit SecA, whose protein sequence is MASVLEKVLRVGEGRTLRRLEAYAKAVNALEDDFSELTDEELAHETVELRERYGNGESLDDLLPEAFAAVREAAKRTLGMRHFDVQIMGGAALHLGNIAEMKTGEGKTLVATTAAYLNAIASRGVHIVTVNDYLASYQSELMGRVFRALGMTTGVILAGQTPEERREQYAADITYGTNNEFGFDYLRDNMAWQASDMVQRGHFFAIVDEVDSILIDEARTPLIISGPSSGEANRWFNEFANLAKRLTPDVDYEVDEKKRTVGVLEPGIEKVEDYLGIDNLYESANTPLISFLNNAIKANALFKRDKDYVVMNGEVLIVDEHTGRILVGRRYNEGIHQAIEAKEGVEVKAENQTLATVTLQNYFRLYKKLSGMTGTAETEAAEFMSTYKLGVVPIPTNKPMQRIDQSDLVYKNEKAKFDQVVEDIVKRHEKGQPVLVGTTSVEKSEYLSRLLAKRGVRHEVLNAKNHAREAAIVAQAGRLGAVTVATNMAGRGTDIMLGGNSEFLAVAEMNARGLSPVETPDEYEAAWEGVFENVKAQVAEEAEKVIEAGGLYVLGTERHESRRIDNQLRGRSGRQGDPGESRFYLSLTDDLMRLFNAGAAESLMGRSSVPDDMAIESKVVSRAIRSAQSQVEARNAEIRKNVLKYDDVLNRQREAIYSDRRHVLEGDDLHERVQQFLTDVIDDILDQHTGEGSGDDWDFDALWAELKTLYPVGVSIDEVISEAGNKGKINREFMRREILSDARIAYQRREESLGAPAMRELERRVVLSVIDRRWRDHLYEMDYLKDGIGLRAMAQRDPLVEYQREGYAMFQQMMGAIREETIGFLFNLEVEVNQAPGEVEAPAVAAKGLARGESDTKLSYSAPAEQGGVEVRNQRGQLEQAATARAQRAQQQAAPAAPPAQASNQRGAFGQRVESSDEAPANRAERRAQAKKR, encoded by the coding sequence ACCCTCCGTCGGCTGGAGGCGTACGCGAAGGCGGTCAACGCCCTCGAAGACGACTTCAGCGAACTCACCGATGAGGAACTCGCGCACGAGACCGTCGAGCTGCGCGAGCGCTACGGCAACGGCGAATCCCTCGACGACCTGCTCCCCGAAGCTTTTGCGGCCGTCCGCGAGGCGGCCAAGCGCACCCTCGGGATGCGTCACTTCGACGTGCAGATCATGGGCGGCGCGGCCCTTCACCTGGGCAACATCGCGGAGATGAAGACCGGTGAGGGCAAGACCCTCGTCGCGACCACCGCGGCCTACCTCAACGCGATCGCCAGCCGCGGCGTCCACATCGTCACCGTCAACGACTACCTGGCGAGCTATCAGTCCGAGCTGATGGGTCGCGTGTTCCGCGCCCTCGGAATGACGACCGGCGTGATCCTCGCCGGCCAGACCCCGGAGGAGCGCCGCGAGCAGTACGCGGCCGACATCACCTACGGCACCAACAACGAGTTCGGGTTCGACTACCTGCGCGACAACATGGCCTGGCAGGCGAGCGACATGGTGCAGCGCGGCCACTTCTTCGCGATCGTGGACGAGGTCGACTCGATCCTCATCGACGAGGCGCGCACGCCGCTCATCATCTCCGGTCCGTCCTCCGGCGAGGCGAACCGCTGGTTCAACGAGTTCGCCAACCTGGCGAAGCGCCTCACGCCGGACGTGGACTACGAGGTGGATGAGAAGAAGCGCACCGTCGGTGTGCTCGAGCCGGGCATTGAGAAGGTCGAGGACTACCTCGGCATCGACAACCTCTACGAGTCGGCCAACACCCCTCTCATCTCGTTCCTCAACAACGCCATCAAGGCGAACGCGCTGTTCAAGCGCGACAAGGACTACGTGGTGATGAACGGCGAGGTGCTCATCGTCGACGAGCACACCGGCCGCATCCTGGTGGGCCGCCGCTACAACGAGGGCATCCACCAGGCGATCGAGGCGAAGGAGGGCGTGGAGGTCAAGGCCGAGAACCAGACCCTCGCGACCGTCACGCTGCAGAACTACTTCCGTCTCTACAAGAAGCTCTCCGGCATGACCGGTACGGCCGAGACCGAGGCCGCCGAGTTCATGAGCACCTACAAGCTCGGCGTCGTGCCCATCCCGACCAACAAGCCGATGCAGCGCATCGACCAGTCCGACCTCGTCTACAAGAACGAGAAGGCGAAGTTCGACCAGGTGGTCGAGGACATCGTGAAGCGTCACGAGAAGGGCCAGCCGGTGCTGGTCGGCACCACCTCGGTCGAGAAGAGCGAGTACCTCTCGCGTCTGCTTGCCAAGCGGGGCGTCCGACACGAGGTCCTCAACGCGAAGAACCACGCGCGCGAGGCCGCGATCGTCGCCCAGGCCGGGCGTCTCGGCGCCGTGACCGTGGCCACCAACATGGCCGGCCGCGGTACCGACATCATGCTCGGCGGCAACTCCGAGTTCCTCGCCGTCGCCGAGATGAACGCCCGCGGTCTGTCGCCGGTCGAGACACCGGACGAGTACGAGGCCGCCTGGGAGGGCGTCTTCGAGAACGTCAAGGCGCAGGTCGCCGAGGAGGCCGAGAAGGTCATCGAGGCCGGCGGTCTCTATGTGCTCGGCACCGAGCGCCACGAATCCCGGCGCATCGACAATCAGCTCCGCGGTCGTTCCGGCCGTCAGGGCGACCCGGGCGAGAGCCGGTTCTACCTGTCGCTCACCGACGATCTGATGCGCCTCTTCAACGCGGGCGCGGCGGAGAGCCTCATGGGCCGCAGCAGCGTCCCGGACGACATGGCCATCGAGTCGAAGGTCGTCAGCCGCGCCATCCGCAGCGCGCAGTCGCAGGTCGAGGCCCGCAACGCCGAGATCCGCAAGAACGTGCTCAAGTACGACGACGTCCTGAACCGCCAGCGCGAGGCGATCTACAGCGACCGCCGTCATGTGCTCGAGGGCGACGACCTGCACGAGCGCGTGCAGCAGTTCCTCACCGACGTGATCGACGACATCCTCGACCAGCACACCGGCGAGGGCAGCGGCGACGACTGGGACTTCGACGCCCTGTGGGCCGAGCTCAAGACCCTCTACCCGGTCGGTGTCAGCATCGACGAGGTGATCTCGGAGGCCGGCAACAAGGGCAAGATCAACCGCGAGTTCATGCGCCGCGAGATCCTCTCGGACGCCCGGATCGCCTACCAGCGTCGCGAGGAGTCGCTGGGCGCCCCGGCGATGCGCGAGCTGGAGCGCCGCGTCGTACTCTCGGTCATCGACCGCCGCTGGCGCGACCACCTCTACGAGATGGACTACCTGAAGGACGGCATCGGCCTCCGTGCGATGGCTCAGCGCGACCCGCTGGTCGAGTACCAGCGCGAGGGCTACGCCATGTTCCAGCAGATGATGGGCGCCATCCGCGAGGAGACCATCGGCTTCCTGTTCAACCTGGAGGTCGAAGTCAACCAGGCCCCCGGAGAGGTCGAGGCTCCTGCCGTCGCCGCGAAGGGCCTCGCGCGGGGCGAGAGCGACACGAAGCTCAGCTACTCGGCTCCCGCCGAGCAGGGCGGCGTCGAGGTGCGCAACCAGCGCGGTCAGCTCGAGCAGGCAGCGACCGCCCGTGCGCAGCGCGCTCAGCAGCAGGCCGCCCCGGCCGCTCCGCCCGCGCAGGCGTCCAACCAGCGCGGTGCCTTCGGCCAGCGCGTCGAGTCCTCGGACGAGGCCCCCGCGAACCGCGCAGAGCGTCGCGCGCAGGCGAAGAAGCGCTGA